In Nematostella vectensis chromosome 2, jaNemVect1.1, whole genome shotgun sequence, one genomic interval encodes:
- the LOC116611182 gene encoding uncharacterized protein K02A2.6 — translation MEQAGKGANAFHQAHTIPETGAQTPESARPHQSRVFKMEQTPQKCMSCGKNTHARRDCKFYNAICRICNKRGHISDICMSSINRKKSTPSKTKPTHCVEQEISEGEEDEIQCLHIFKCDTTSPPILVQVNIEGSPVSMELDTGSSVSIIPRNVYESTCKHLELKPAKVKLRTYGNEIIVPMGVVNANISYNDQCCEAKMYVVDGPRVALFGRSWLRLFKLDWPSIKLVQGKNTALSDLTEKYQDVFSDELGCLKGYAAQLHVRDGATPVHQKHRTVPFAIRHQVETELENLEKQGIISPIPNSEWATPVVPVVKKSGGIRLCGDFKVTLNPELVADSYPLPTLDDLQEKMNGGSFFSKLDLTKAYSQIPLDDSAKQFTTLTTHKGLYAYNRLPFGVASSAAIFQRQMDRIFKDLPQVLCYQDDILVTGRDSEEHLTNLEEVLRRLHANGLTAQREKCEFMQPSLKYLGHVIDKDGIHPTSDKVEAIKTAPSPQDVTQLRAFLGLVNYYQKFLPNLSQVLQPLHQLLKKDTKWYWSAECQKAFTSVKSMITVDNVLVPYNPDLPIILDCDASAYGLGAVLSHQIPDGTERPIAFASRTMNSSEKNYAQIDKEALSIVFGVTRFHIYLYGRNFTLRTDHQPLMAILGPKRGIPPIAAMRMQRWATKLSAYSYDIQYRSSNDHSNADALSRLPQHKAPKDGYFDLADLYQVEQMDRLPVTADDIREHTAADPLLHEVHDYVLNGFPRTTPSNNMKPFLTCAPELSLHEGCVMRGHRVVIPSALRARTLDELHESHLGIVKMKELARGHIWWPGIDKDIEDLAKSCGPCNTTRNAPPSQYHPWAYPQAPWERIHIDFAGPVDGIHFLVVVDAYSKWLEIVPMRTTTAPATIKVLHDLFARFGLPIHVVSDNGSQFTSEAFDKFMKQNGVKHTTTAPYHPKSNGQAERFVQTFKLAYEAGQGPPSQIIADFLLKQRNTSNATTQQTPAKLMLGRNLRTRLDLLSPYRPASPKTAPALSQPSRCFTIGHKVWYRDFSVSGGKWSPGCVTTKIGNVMYEVQPDKFPQQHVRRHADQLCERTAPPYQDSMSHRDHQLLPMTTPAAEPLSCTEEDGDATETLNPPQTTRQQNPPTISEEVPEDAGEPDMPRRSSRANKGIAPDRLNL, via the coding sequence ATGGAACAGGCAGGGAAAGGTGCCAATGCATTCCACCAAGCACACACAATCCCTGAGACTGGAGCCCAGACCCCCGAATCTGCCCGGCCACATCAgtcccgcgttttcaaaatggAGCAAACCCCACAGAAATGTATGAGCTGTGGCAAAAACACACACGCGCGCAGGGACTGTAAGTTCTACAATGCCATTTGCCGCATATGCAACAAGCGCGGACATATTTCTGATATCTGCATGTCCAGTATCAATCGCAAAAAGAGCACCCCAAGCAAGACCAAACCCACCCACTGCGTAGAGCAGGAAATCTCAGAGGGGGAGGAAGATGAGATCCAGTGCTTACACATTTTCAAATGTGATACAACCAGTCCCCCTATTCTAGTACAAGTCAACATTGAAGGGTCCCCGGTTAGCATGGAACTGGACACGGGTTCGTCAGTGTCAATCATCCCGCGCAATGTTTACGAGAGTACATGCAAACACCTAGAGCTCAAACCCGCTAAAGTAAAGCTTCGCACGTATGGTAATGAGATAATAGTCCCTATGGGTGTGGTCAATGCGAACATTAGTTATAACGACCAATGCTGTGAGGCAAAGATGTATGTCGTGGATGGACCTAGAGTTGCACTCTTTGGTCGCTCTTGGCTGCGCCTATTCAAACTTGATTGGCCATCAATCAAGTTGGTTCAAGGCAAGAACACTGCACTGTCAGACCTCACAGAGAAGTATCAAGATGTTTTCAGCGACGAACTAGGTTGTCTCAAGGGATATGCTGCGCAGCTACACGTCCGTGATGGGGCAACTCCAGTACACCAAAAGCACCGCACAGTTCCTTTTGCCATCCGGCACCAGGTGGAAACAGAACTAGAGAACTTAGAAAAACAGGGGATAATCTCTCCTATCCCCAATAGCGAATGGGCAACACCTGTTGTCCCGGTGGTGAAGAAATCTGGTGGTATACGCCTGTGCGGGGATTTCAAGGTTACGTTAAACCCTGAGTTAGTGGCCGATTCCTATCCCCTTCCAACCCTAGATGATCTGCAAGAAAAAATGAACGGTGGGTCTTTCTTTTCTAAGTTAGACCTTACCAAAGCATACTCCCAGATACCACTCGACGACTCTGCTAAACAGTTCACAACCCTGACCACTCACAAAGGATTGTACGCCTACAACCGACTTCCATTTGGCGTAGCGTCCTCAGCGGCGATTTTCCAGCGACAGATGGACAGAATTTTCAAGGACCTTCCACAAGTACTGTGTTACCAAGACGACATTCTGGTGACAGGAAGAGACAGCGAAGAACACCTTACAAACCTGGAAGAAGTTTTGCGACGCCTACACGCCAACGGTCTCACAGCACAACGAGAGAAGTGCGAATTCATGCAGCCATCGCTAAAATACCTCGGTCACGTCATCGACAAAGACGGAATCCACCCCACGAGTGACAAGGTAGAAGCCATCAAGACGGCACCATCACCTCAGGATGTAACCCAGCTCCGTGCGTTCTTAGGCCTGGTAAACTACTACCAGAAATTCCTACCCAACCTATCACAGGTCTTACAACCTCTTCATCAACTGCTGAAGAAGGACACCAAGTGGTACTGGAGTGCCGAATGCCAGAAAGCGTTCACCAGTGTCAAATCAATGATCACAGTTGACAACGTGCTGGTGCCCTATAACCCAGATCTCCCAATCATACTCGACTGTGATGCATCGGCATACGGCCTGGGTGCTGTTCTGTCGCACCAAATCCCCGATGGGACAGAGCGTCCCATCGCGTTTGCCTCGCGGACAATGAACAGCAGCGAGAAGAACTACGCACAGATCGACAAAGAAGCCCTCTCCATAGTCTTTGGCGTTACCAGATTCCATATCTATCTCTACGGACGCAACTTCACCCTCAGAACGGACCACCAGCCGCTCATGGCCATACTGGGCCCCAAGAGAGGAATCCCTCCCATAGCAGCCATGCGCATGCAACGATGGGCCACCAAGTTATCGGCATACTCGTATGATATCCAATACAGGTCATCTAATGACCACTCCAACGCAGATGCTCTTTCTCGCCTCCCCCAACACAAGGCTCCCAAGGATGGGTATTTTGACCTCGCCGATTTATACCAAGTGGAACAGATGGATCGTCTTCCCGTCACAGCAGATGACATAAGAGAGCACACGGCAGCTGACCCCTTGCTCCACGAAGTACACGATTATGTGCTGAACGGATTCCCTCGCACGACCCCGAGCAACAATATGAAACCGTTCCTGACGTGTGCACCCGAACTATCTCTTCACGAGGGATGTGTCATGCGAGGCCATCGCGTTGTCATTCCGAGCGCACTGAGAGCACGCACTCTAGACGAGCTGCACGAGAGTCATTTAGGAATTGTCAAGATGAAGGAGCTTGCCCGTGGCCACATATGGTGGCCAGGAATAGATAAAGACATTGAGGACCTGGCAAAGAGTTGTGGACCGTGCAACACCACACGGAATGCACCCCCATCGCAGTACCACCCATGGGCCTACCCACAAGCACCATGGGAGAGGATACACATTGACTTTGCCGGACCCGTGGATGGGATACATTTTCTAGTTGTTGTCGACGCTTACTCCAAATGGCTGGAAATAGTTCCCATGCGCACGACTACAGCTCCGGCAACCATCAAGGTTCTTCATGATCTTTTTGCTCGTTTCGGGCTACCCATTCACGTAGTCAGTGACAATGGCTCACAATTCACTTCAGAAGCTTTCGACAAGTTCATGAAGCAGAATGGCGTTAAACACACCACTACAGCACCGTACCACCCAAAGAGCAACGGCCAGGCTGAAAGATTCGTCCAAACCTTCAAGTTGGCATACGAAGCCGGGCAGGGTCCTCCATCGCAGATCATTGCAGACTTCCTCTTGAAACAGCGCAACACCTCTAATGCAACTACCCAGCAAACACCGGCCAAACTTATGTTGGGAAGAAACCTGCGCACACGTTTAGATTTGTTGTCGCCATACAGACCAGCATCTCCTAAGACGGCACCTGCACTATCACAACCGTCACGATGCTTTACCATTGGCCACAAGGTATGGTATCGAGACTTCAGCGTCTCTGGTGGGAAGTGGTCTCCAGGGTGCGTAACAACAAAGATCGGGAATGTGATGTACGAAGTACAGCCAGACAAGTTCCCCCAACAACACGTTCGACGTCATGCAGACCAGCTCTGCGAAAGAACCGCACCTCCTTATCAAGATAGCATGTCTCACCGAGATCACCAGCTACTTCCGATGACCACGCCAGCAGCTGAGCCACTCAGCTGCACAGAGGAAGATGGCGACgctacagaaacattaaatcCCCCTCAAACAACAAGACAGCAAAATCCACCGACGATCAGTGAGGAAGTTCCCGAGGATGCGGGAGAGCCGGACATGCCTAGGAGATCGTCACGCGCGAACAAGGGCATAGCGCCAGACAGGCTGAACTTATAA